Within Methanocella sp., the genomic segment TCTTTTTATTTCCGCCTCGTTCCAGATCGCCCGTATTTCCTTCGCCGGCCTGGCCAGGTTGCCGCCGCGCAGCGGCTTCATGATCACGGCGCCGAGCCCTTTCGAGGCGGCGTACTCAAGCCCTTCCCTGCCTGTCTGTTTGGTCTCGTCCAGATAGTTATATAGTTATTACCACATTTCCCTTTTTCAGCCCTTTATCAACATACCGATGAGCCTCGGCCATTTGTTCCAGGGGATAGCGCTTATCTATGACAGATTTTATCATTCCTGCCTCGATGAGCTCCCCGAGGAAAATCAGATCGTCTATCGTCTGGCGCTCTGACTCGAATATTACTTTCTTGCTGCTCATCATCGAAGTCCACATCCCTCGAACCATTTGTAACATCCCGGGATTGGCGAGGAGATAGCGCCCGTTTTTCTCCAGTGATCTTATACTACCTGAAAACGAGCTCTTGCCCACGACCTCAAAAATAACATCATAGGCCTCGCCGCTTTTTGTGAAATCTTCACGAGTGTAATCGATGACATGATCGGCCCCGATCGCGCGCAGCATGTCCAGTTTCCCCGTACTGTCTACCCCGGTCACTTCCGCACCGTAATACCTGGCAAGCTGCACCGCGAACGTGCCTATGCTGCCCCCGGCACCGTTGATCAGGACTTTTTGTCCGCTGCGGATGTTCCCCTTTCTCAGAAAATGTAATGCGGTTAGTCCCCCGACGGGAACTGCGGCCGCTTCCTCGTAGGTCATGTTGGCCGGTTTTATTGCCAGCATCCGGTCTTCAGGCAGGCATTTGTACTCGGCATAAGCGCCCATGCGGAAATCGGTAGTCCCAAAAACCTGATCGCCTTGCCGGAATCGTTTGACAGCTTTGCCGACGGATTCGACCTCCCCTGCCAGCTCCTGTCCGAGTATCGTTATTCTTTTCGGTTTTTGGAGACCCACATATATTCGCATTGGAAGCCGGAACAAGATCGGGAGCTGTAACCTTCTAAACTCACAATCCCCGGCTGTTACGGTTGTCGCACGTATCCTTATGAGCACTTCGTTGTCCCGGGGCGTCGGCTTTTCCACTTCTTTGAGCCGAAGGCCGTCCGGCGGCCCATATTTTTCCCATACGACTGCTTTCATCCAGGCTCCTTATTTATTTTTTATCCGGGCTCTTTACTAACTGCGTTTCACGCTTCCCGTTCAGACCCACTGCCAGGCATACCAGACTATCAGTACATTAAACACAAGTCCTACGATCATCAAGAACTTATCGTATGCCGAAGGGTAGTTAGGTAATCCTATGAGATTGAATCCGAAGAAGAATATGGCAACTAGGATATTAGCCCATCGATTTGCGGAATGGCTCAGCGTCAGTGACAGGATGACCATGACGATCGGAGCCACCATTAATATTGCAATTCCGAGGCCCATTCCCTGAGTTATTCGCCGACCTCCGATCTCTCCCGCTTTAAAGTCGCCGCTAAATATTCGCAGCACGTCCCCCAGGAGATACGTTAACATCAGGGCTGTCCATAATGCCGCTAGTATAATCATTACGTCATCCATCTCGATCAACACCTGCCAGTTGCCTCCGGTAATTCAAATAATAGTCTATTCCACTATTAATAATTTGAATAAGCACAAGCATAAACAATTGTCATCTATTTTAATAGTAAAATGTTTTAAGCGCCATAATGAGTCGCTCAAGGCGGCTTTTTATTATCAAGCTTCAGAGTTAAACTTCCGGTGTGGTGCTTCTTTCGATGTATGGGTCGCCATCCTGGAGCTTGATGATCACTAAAGAGTCTAGGGGATATTCGGATTTTATTAGCTCGTATTCCCCGTCCGGCAGAGGATAATCTAATATGACCACTTCATTTCCGATCTGGACGATGACTTTTCCGAGGCCTGACAATGGCTGCGCATCATAATAGCCCATAATCTTTCCGATATTACGACCTTCCGCAATAGCGCTCTTCATAGTTTTACCCATTGTATTTTCTGTGCCACGGCAAGCTTACTATTCATTATTATGGTCAGTGGTATAACAGTTCCCTATATAGTAAATATTTTCATATATATTAAACAGGTTTTTATCGGC encodes:
- a CDS encoding NAD(P)-dependent alcohol dehydrogenase, whose protein sequence is MKAVVWEKYGPPDGLRLKEVEKPTPRDNEVLIRIRATTVTAGDCEFRRLQLPILFRLPMRIYVGLQKPKRITILGQELAGEVESVGKAVKRFRQGDQVFGTTDFRMGAYAEYKCLPEDRMLAIKPANMTYEEAAAVPVGGLTALHFLRKGNIRSGQKVLINGAGGSIGTFAVQLARYYGAEVTGVDSTGKLDMLRAIGADHVIDYTREDFTKSGEAYDVIFEVVGKSSFSGSIRSLEKNGRYLLANPGMLQMVRGMWTSMMSSKKVIFESERQTIDDLIFLGELIEAGMIKSVIDKRYPLEQMAEAHRYVDKGLKKGNVVITI
- a CDS encoding DUF6326 family protein — protein: MDDVMIILAALWTALMLTYLLGDVLRIFSGDFKAGEIGGRRITQGMGLGIAILMVAPIVMVILSLTLSHSANRWANILVAIFFFGFNLIGLPNYPSAYDKFLMIVGLVFNVLIVWYAWQWV